Proteins from one Setaria italica strain Yugu1 chromosome V, Setaria_italica_v2.0, whole genome shotgun sequence genomic window:
- the LOC101776500 gene encoding protein TRIGALACTOSYLDIACYLGLYCEROL 4, chloroplastic: MLLRRMRWMSEGDGRWELDAETPVTMEGTARPVPGDPLPLGLSRGPRVTRPKQLDFFHRFMASPLVPTFSAAGDGLFVHHAHLLHLTDNWSFTILEKIHVQKLVSVVKEKLANRHEEGSCTNDLKKHLHDIMSLGVGTELLITPDTTLLLELYDIKKGDRGKAIFHHKLPHQNVTFQASWPGLFVDKKGVYWDLPLSLSADLASVGSSSGLSYHLLLQQNSGEPKCFGGDETSDVPIALLPGLCAKAAVSIKKSIDAWRKKEDKLKNVQPYDVFLSDSHVSFTGIVGAVASGYLGDCSRRVSIRDETQRSNAFRMFNERNKFAAFADLFASVTFTAQYGNFQRLFLDLTKASARFDIASGSLFLCGASRLAQDFFFSRRPDIETFCDVCPDVTVSLQQQIVGPFSFRVESSVAIDPRSQDHFVRVDDSIFAIDWALKVLGSAKATAWYSPKHQEAMVELRFFEA; encoded by the exons atgttgcTGCGGCGGATGCGATGGATGTCGGAGGGGGACGGGCGGTGGGAGCTGGACGCGGAGACTCCGGTGACGATGGAGGGGACGGCGCGCCCAGTCCCGGGGGACCCCTTGCCGCTCGGCCTGTCCCGGGGCCCCCGCGTCACCCGCCCCAAGCAGCTCGACTTCTTCCACCGATTCATGGCGTCCCCGCTCGTCCCCaccttctccgccgccggcgacgggctCTTCGTCCACCAcgcccacctcctccacctcacgGACAACTG GTCTTTTACCATCTTGGAGAAAATTCATGTCCAGAAGCTTGTGTCTGTCGTGAAAGAGAAATTAGCAAATCGACATGAAGAGGGCTCATGCACCAATGATTTGAAGAAACACTTACATGATATTATGTCATTAGGTGTAGGCACGGAACTCCTGATCACACCAGACACCACTTTGTTGCTGGAGTTATATGATATCAAGAAGGGAGATCGAGGAAAAGCGATATTTCACCACAAG CTTCCTCATCAAAATGTTACATTCCAAGCATCTTGGCCTGGATTATTTGTTGATAAAAAGGGAGTGTATTGGGATTTGCCATTGTCATTATCAGCTGACCTTGCTTCAGTTGGCTCCAGTTCTGGATTGAGTTATCATCTATTGTTGCAGCAGAATAGTGGGGAACCAAAATGTTTTGGTGGTGATGAGACCAGTGATGTTCCTATTGCTTTGCTACCTGGATTATGTGCTAAAGCAGCTGTTTCCATCAAGAAAAGCATTGATGCTTGGAGGAAAAAAGAAGATAAGCTAAAAAACGTTCAGCCATATGATGTATTCCTCTCGGATTCACATGTTTCGTTTACTGGTATCGTTG gTGCAGTAGCAAGTGGATACTTGGGGGATTGTTCAAGAAGAGTGTCTATACGAGATGAAACACAAAGGAGTAATGCTTTTAGGATGTTTAACGAGAGGAATAAATTTGCTGCCTTTGCAGACCTCTTTGCTTCTGTTACTTTTACTGCTCAATATGGGAATTTTCAGAGGCTTTTTCTGGACTTGACAAAGGCAAGTGCCCGATTTGATATTGCCTCGGGCTCGTTGTTCTTATGTGGTGCTTCTCGCCTTGCACAAGATTTCTTCTTCTCCAGACGACCTGATATAGAGACATTCTGTGATGTTTGTCCAGATGTGACTGTTTCTCTTCAACAGCAG ATAGTTGGGCCTTTCAGTTTTCGTGTTGAATCCTCTGTTGCCATTGACCCCAGAAGCCAGGACCATTTTGTTCGAGTGGATGATTCAATCTTTGCAATCGATTGGGCTCTGAAGGTCCTAGGTTCCGCAAAGGCTACAGCATGGTATTCCCCCAAGCATCAGGAGGCCATGGTGGAGCTCCGTTTCTTCGAAGCCTGA